The sequence CTCTCTGCCCACGAGCATCTTCCCGCCCCTTCCCCCCACGGCTCAGTTTTCCTTGAGAGAGGGGTGACTCAGGCTTTCATGAAAGCGAATAccgttcccccctccccccagggcttCACGCCCCCTCACCACTCACATGGCTTCGCACAGCTGCCCCATCCTCCCAGCCAGGACCTCCCAGACGGGTCTCCTGTGGCTCCCCCATCCCAtcaccccctcccagcctccctgcacCGGATGTGACTGAGGAGCCGGGACTCAACCCTGTTTGTTCCAAGGGCCTCACATCTGGATTTCATCTTGGCTGGGGAGGGGTGTGCCAGCGCCCTGCCCACCACGCTAGGACCCTCTGTCCCAGGGCAGGGCTAGATGGTGCTGATGAGATCAGGCTGTTGGGAATCTTGCCTGGTTGGCTCACTCAACATCCCTTACCAAAAGATTGGGAGGAGAGCACCTAGTCCCTAGCTGTGGGTGTGGCAGGAAGAGGGAAGCTAATAATATTAGCTAAtagttattgagtgcctgctgtatgCTAAGGGTGCCTCGTGTATCGTTCAACGGGATTTTCCCATCACCCCTCTGAAGTGGGCTTTCTTCTCCCCACTGCACAGATGAGGCCATTGAGACTTAGAGGTCAAGTGTTGAGTGACTTGGCACAATATCCCACAGCGTGTCAGAGGTGGAGCGGGGTTGAACCTTGGATTGCCTGCAGGGTCTGAGTCCTTGAAAATGACGTGACCTCTGTGGTGCTCAAACCTCAGGTGTCTCCCCAAGACCTTATCTTGGGAACACGTATGGCCTCTAGGCTTAGACCCAGCCTGAGATCCAGGGCAGTGGGTGGATGGTGCTATCAGCGAGAGCATCTCACTGACCCAGGTTGGCAGGCGGCATGAGGCCTGAGGCTCCAGTGTTTTCAAGAAATGAGACAATCCCTCCAGGTCCTGGCGAAGACTCCCTCTCCGGGTAGGTGGGTAAGGCTTCCGGAAGTCCATTTTGTGTCTTTCATGCCCTTTGGGGGAGCTTCTGTTCCTCTGAAGGACACTGTAGCCTAGAGGTTATAGAGtctttgaagtgggtctctgagGCTCTGGCCACTGACTAGCTTTGAGGCTTTGGGAAAGTGAATTGAGCTCTCCGGTTTCCCATTTGTAAAGCAGAGATGATGATAATTCTGACTTCACGTGACAGAGTTGGGACTTGAACCACAGCCGTCCAGAGTCAGCCCAGGCAGCAGCCACGGCACTGACCCGTCTGTCTATCTTTTCTCTCTGCAGCTCTGACAGCCCCATGGCCCCAGCCGGCTACTAAGCCCCACCATGGGCAACGTGTACTCAGAGTACCTAAGCCCCAGCAAGGTCAAGGAACACTATAATTACACCAAGGAGAATCTGGACACGACGGAGACGCCCTCCCGCCAGGTGGCCTCAGCCCTCATCGTCATCCTCTGTTGCGCCATCGTGGTGGAAAACCTGCTGGTGCTTATCGCGGTCGCCCGCAACAGCAAGTTCCACTCGGCCATGTACCTGTTCCTGGGCAACCTGGCTGCCTCAGACCTGCTGGCGGGCGTGGCCTTCATAGCCAACACTTTGCTCTCGGGCTCTGTCACACTGGGGCTGACACCCGTGCAGTGGTTCGCCCGTGAGGGCTCCGCTTTCATCACGCTCTCCGCCTCTGTCTTCAGCCTCCTGGCCATCGCCATCGAGCGGCACGTGGCCATCGCCAAGGTCAAGCTCTACGGCAGCGACAAGAGCTGCCGCATGCTGCTGCTCATCGCGGCCTCGTGGCTCATCTCGCTGGTTCTCGGCGGCCTGCCCATCCTTGGCTGGAACTGCCTGGGCCACCTGGAGGCCTGCTCCACCGTCCTGCCACTCTACGCCAAGCCCTACGTCCTCTGCGTGGTGACCATCTTCTCGGTCATCTTGTCAGCCATCGTAGCCCTGTACATCCGCATCTACTGTGTGGTCCGCTCCAGCCA comes from Tursiops truncatus isolate mTurTru1 chromosome 3, mTurTru1.mat.Y, whole genome shotgun sequence and encodes:
- the S1PR2 gene encoding sphingosine 1-phosphate receptor 2; this encodes MGNVYSEYLSPSKVKEHYNYTKENLDTTETPSRQVASALIVILCCAIVVENLLVLIAVARNSKFHSAMYLFLGNLAASDLLAGVAFIANTLLSGSVTLGLTPVQWFAREGSAFITLSASVFSLLAIAIERHVAIAKVKLYGSDKSCRMLLLIAASWLISLVLGGLPILGWNCLGHLEACSTVLPLYAKPYVLCVVTIFSVILSAIVALYIRIYCVVRSSQADVAGPQTLALLKTVTIVLGVFIFCWLPAFSILLLDYACPVRACPVLYQAHYFFAFATLNSLLNPVIYTWRSRDLRREVLRPLQCWRRAAGVQGGRDGTPGHRLLPLRSSSSLERGTHMPTSPTYLEGNTMV